Genomic DNA from Coffea arabica cultivar ET-39 chromosome 7e, Coffea Arabica ET-39 HiFi, whole genome shotgun sequence:
CATTACGCAACTCATTTAAAGCAAATTTGGAGGTGTCAGCAATGGAAACTGCTATATTTCCTTCGCGATACTTAAATTTCGAGTTATGTATCAGATTGTTGCCgcatctaattttttttttttaaacttgagCATTTATTTAACTTAATGCCTCCCAAAATCAAGtggtaaaaaatttttttttatcgcaACAATAATATTTGTATGTTTATAGGGGAAGGGAGAAGAAGGAAAATTTAACTGACGAATTCACTATAGAAAGAAATCACTAAAAGTTGCAAGTTACATGTAGTGGTCGGTGGGAGGAAGGTTTAATCCTCCCACCGCCACCAAGACATCAAGTGGTCAACCATGATATGCCTTTATGAGGAAAAGTTTAACAGGATGAATTAGAGCGAACCAAAATTGCTGCATACAATACAACCCATTTTTACTGGTAGAAATGGCTGCCATAGAAACGACCGGAGTGTCGTAATGGGAGGGGGTTCTTCTGAGTTCCTGGGACCCCGACAGCATTGACTTCTGTCCCTCACGAGACAGTCCTACTTGCCTCCCGGTCCATAAGCGTTCAAATGACTCCACTTTGTCACCAATAATCTCTCTCGGACCAAAATTTACTCTCTGGAACTTTTACCAGTCGTGATGACCCGGTCCGGGGGGTCTACCTTGACATTTTTTATATACTAGTTTCGTTCTTTTCCAATTAATGTGGCATCATCATACCATCGTCTTAAAAACGTTTCACGAGTGCGTGTTCTTTCTTGGGACCGTCGTCCAATTTTCTGCTTAGTGCTGCTAACAAGCCAACCATGGAGTTTAGGAAGCTAATCTTGATGCTGAATATTTTGGGATTAATGGCCAATGGAGAAATTGGCGGTGCAAGAGATGTTGATAGAGTTGACCGGCAAGAGATAAAAAGTTGCAAGTTCCCAGCATTATACAACTTCGGCGACTCAAATTCTGACACAGGAGGACGGTCTGCGTCCCTGGACATGGTGGCTCCGCCTAATGGTGAAACTTTCTTCAAAGCACCTTCAGGCAGGTTCTGTGACGGTCGCCTCATAATAGACTTCATGGGTAAGCACCGAAACTAATTACTGCCGGTGCTTGTTTGCTCATTTTCTGTACGAGTTTGTTGTATGTACAAACACATAGCAATAATCAAGGCTAGAGAAAAAGAACTGCGCAACACTTGGAAGTTTCAAGATGGAACGCTAACGTGATTTCACTTCAGCATATAGATTGTGCGCTAATATTCTTCAAAATTCGCAGCCGAAGAATTGGGCTTGCCATACTTGAGTGCATATCTCGACTCGATTGGTTCAAATTTTCGACACGGTGCAAATTTTGCAACGGGAGGCTCATCCATCCGTCCTGGTGGCTATAGCCCGTTTCACCTGCAACTCCAAATCGGTCAATTTTTACAGTTCAAATCTCGAACCACTTTGCTCTATAAGCAACTCAGTGACAACAGTGAGTACCAATTACTAGTAGTATTACAGAATACGACTATCAAGTAcgaatgcaagcccttttgctGATATAGATGCAAGTGCAACACGTATAACTCTTTTCACTGCTTGATCAGATCATTCAGCAAAAAGCCCACCTCTCCAGAGCAGACTTCCTAGGCCCCAAGATTTCTCAGATGCCCTATACACATTTGACATCGGACAGAATGACCTTGCCTATGGTTTTGAACATACCTCAGAAGCAGAAACCCGAGAATCTATCCCCAGTATGCTAGACAAGCTTGGCGAAGCAATTCATGTAAGTTTACTCTGATTGCAGAGTTTTTTCTTGTGGTTTTTGACCCTCATCTCATCCAATCTATAATTCAGCAACTTTACAAGGCAGGGGCAAGAAACTTTTGGGTGCATAATACAGGCCCAATTGGTTGCTTGCCCTATAGTGTCATATACTATTTGCCCAAGCCTCGCAATTTGGACGGGAAAGGGTGCGTAGAGCCTCAGAACAAGGTAGCTCAGGAGTTCAATGAGCAGCTGAGGAGAAAGGTTCTCCAGCTCAGGGCCCAACTTCCAGCAGCAGCATTAACATACGTGGACATGTACTCTGCTAAATACTCGCTAATCAGCAATGCGAAAAAATTAGGTGCCGTTCCTAAAATCCCACTCTTTCTTGCTGATACTGAACTTGCCTGAGGAGCTCATTTTGTGGATGTGATGCGTCTCCTCGCCTGTTTTACGTGTCTGTGTTTGTGCGACATTGCAGGTTTTGAGGATCCTTCGCAATTCTGCTGTGGCAGTTATTACGGTTATCACATTGGTTGTGGAGAGAAAGCAATAGTAAATGGAACTGTGTACGGTAATCCCTGTCCTAATCCATCTGAGCATATTAGCTGGGATGGCATACATTACTCTGAGGCTGCCAACGCTCTGCTTGCGAAAACTGTTCTTGATGGCTCTCTAGCGGACCCGAAAGTTTCAGTTGGAGAGGCTTGCCACAGTTCCATgacataaataattaaataattttcgAAATTACCATTCAGGTTGTATGCATCACAGACAGTTGAACAGGAGTGATCAACAAGGTTTCTTGATTCCTGATAGAGGAAATGGCGTAGGAGTGAAAAATGGAAGTTGGACCCATGAAATAAGTAGTTCGATGTCCATTTCAGATGTTTAcagcatacatatatatatatatgaaagagaaatcttttgaagaagaCTGGGGACGATAGGAGCCCTCGATCCTCCTTTGCGTTTAGGTAATGTTTCCATATTACGGCCCTGTATGTTGGTCTTCTGATAATAAATCAGCTTGGTTACAAGATTGGCTTCTTCAACAAAAAGATTTCTCCTTTGTTTTTTTATGGTTTGATTGGCAGATGAAAGATTTAACCATCGTGCTATTTAAAAGGTCCTCCCAGGccatttgtttgttttattttcattttcttttaattgtggGCAGAGTCGTTAATGGCTAAATTGTTCTGCCAAACTTCTGCTGCAAATATCCACTGCGTCTTCATTTGAAGACAGCAAATAGTAGCTAGTAACTGGGTATCTGAAGGTATTGCTGCAATCAACATCACAGGAATGGGGTAGTTTGGTACAGCAGAAGAGGAAAATGAAATCCCACCATTAGTTTATTTAACAAAAAGCTACACGAAAGAAAGAAACTTAATTACAAAGGAGAATCTCAACAACTGCTCAAAAAATGAATACTAGTACAAAGCAACGTTTACATTCCACTTCCCCAATTTTCCATCACTGTCATTTTATCTTATTCCTTAAATTTTTCTTCTCAAATTTACACAAACTgactaaaaagaagaaaagcattCCAAGACCTATTTATCTTCTCCCTCCCCTCTtcttaacccaaaaaaaaaaaaaagaaaaaagaaaaaaacgcTTCTCTTCTCTTTACCCTCCAAGAAAGACTTCACATCAAAACACAGGAATACACACACAACCAAAATGGCGAGCTCACAATACCGTAATCTCGGGTTTTGTAATAATGCTGCCGTGTTTATCAAGGAGGGTTTCCAGCGACCTTGATTCCTTGTTCCTCACTTTCCCTGCCTCTCTCAATAACTCGGCCAGCCTCCGCTTCTCATCAATTACATCTGGATTTGCTGTCCCAAGCCTCTCCTCTCTCAACCCAACTACATACTCCAAGATCTCAATTGCATCAACGGTCCTGCCACAATAATTCAAGAACCGGTTGAAGGGAAGTAATTCCAGGCTCAAAATTCtgggaaaaacaaaaattgaaaggaaaaacagaaagGGCATTTCCTCTTGTACGGACAATGATGTGCTGAAATAAAAGCAGGAATAAGGATGGATAACGTGTTAATAGCCAGCAAAAAAGTTGCTAATGTTGGAACGTACCTGCCCATGGCATCATAAGTACCCGCAAGATTGCTGTAGACCCCCAATGTGTCAGCATGATACGGCCCGCATTCAGCCTCCAAGATGCTCCTTGCTTCTTCAAACAATTCTGCAGCTTCATTTATTGCATAGAGTTGCACGCATGCAAGTCCCATTTGGTTCAGAGCCACAccaaaaagtgcatttttcttctctccAACAGCACGAAATTTGGTAATTGCGTTCTTTAAGGAGTTGTAAGAGTCAGAATAACTCCCCAGGATATAGTACAAAACCCCTATCTGGGCTTCAATACCCGCAATTGTGCTTTGTTGGCCTGGTGCATTCCCGTACACTTTGATGGCCGTTTGGAGTAACTTAAGTGCCTGGTCAGTTTCACTCATGGATTCATAAATAGCAGAAACATCAACCAGGCCACTCGCAATTTCTTCAGGGGAAGAACCAGGGATTGGCTTATTGAAAATACGCAATGCATTTTCACAATAAGATCTGCATTCGCTGAATTTTCCTATCTTATTGTGCAAATCAGCCAAACGGACGTAGACCGAAGCAACTGATGGATGGTTATCTCCTTTGGTTGACTTGAAAATAGTTAGAGCTTTCTGATAAGAAAAAATGGCCTCATCATACCGCACCAGCGACAAATATGCATCACCAATGTTGCAGTCTATGGCAGCTACATCTGCTTCCTGGCCATTTGCAGCCATGGCCATGCTTGCTAAAACGTAATGCTCAAGAGCAGCTTCGTGATCCCTCTTGGAGTCACAAATAAGGCCTAAAAGTCTCCTATCAGCTGCTTCTTCAGGAGAAGCAGGTGAGATGCTCTCCCTATGGATTTCCAGGGCCATCTGACAAAGCTTCTCAGCCTCATCAAATTGCATAGCTTGAACATGGGCTTCAGCTACATACCTGCAAGTCTCACCAAATCTAGGATCTTTATCGCCAAGAACCTGTCTCTGGATCTCCAAACCTGCAGCGTAGAAAAGAATTGAGTTCTCAATCTGGCCCGTCATTGCATATGTATCACCGAGTTGCATGCATCCTGCGAATTTGGCAAGCGAGTGGTTTTGGCCCAAGTCCATGACGGGTATTTCAATTGACTTCTCAAGGAGAGGAACTGCATCACTGTATCTGCCTAATCTGCAGTACAGTGCTGCAACAACATGCAAGCACATCACGAATTCCAAATTAGGCTTTCCACTCGCAGATGTCTCCAACAGATTCATGGCTCGTAAAGCCAATTCAAGAGCTTTATGAAGATTATCCCCGGATGCAATCAAATCCCTGGCCTGTTTAAGTACATATGGCCCAAGGTATGCTGCCTCAGATGAATCCTCAGCTCCGTTCTGCTTTTTGACTCCAGCTAAAGGGGAATTCCTTTCAATCTTGGCTGGGGACATTGCGTTTGGCTTCTTTGAACTCTTCAAACTACGTCTGCCAGTGCCAGCACGAGGGATGCCATTAAAAGATTTGCTCTTTAAGCCTGCTTTCTTAGGTGTGTCGGAGTTTTTGGCTTGTCCTGAAGAAAAGGGCTGGTCAGTTGTGTCATCTTTAAATCCTTTGAGTTCCTCAGAACTATTTTCCCCTGCTTCGTTCTTCTCTTTTGTGATCTCCGCCTCTCCATAATCTCCTCCAGCAAGATACCTCAATTCGGAATCGATTCTTGATTCCTCGCCATATGATAAATAGCTGAGCCTTGATGGCGATTGGTCGGAGCTCTGCATCTCGCAGACATTATTATAAAGTTCCTCAATGGATGTGTCAACAGCTCCTTCTATGGCTAGATCAATAGAGTCAGTCTCGGGACTGTGAGTACTCAATGGACTTCTGGGAGACGTCTGCGCGAAAATTTCTTTATGGGGTACGTAGGGTCCCGTGAATTCTCTGGAACTTACTTCCTCCATGACGAAATGAATCATCAAAACACCAGAAAAGTCCCGCTCGTACAGCTTccttctacaaaaaaaaaaaaaaagaaggcacGAGAGCAGCGATCATCATTAACAGAAAAAAGGTTGACGTCACGGGATAAAAACATTTGCACTGGCACATGTAAGATTAATATAATAAGATGCATTGGTCATTCGGCGAGATCCAATTCCAATTACAATCCAGGCGCTGGAATGCATTAAACAGAAAGCTTTTGGTTTTTTAAGGTATTCCTGAGAACCAGAGCAACCGATTTTAAAGTATCATTACAATTTCGATCATTAAAAGATCAACACATTTGGAATGGAATAATAGAACATTTCCTCCCGCAAAGTATCCCACGACGAGAAGCTAGACAAAAACTATCTCATTTAACGTACAAAATATGAAGCACAAGCAGTCATCACATTTGATCGcaagtgcaaaaaaaaaaaaaaaaaaaaccggaTTCGGAAATCATTAATGATTGAGAGCTGAAAATTAAAGAGAGGAGATAACGAGAATGAGCACCTTATTATCAGCCCACCAAGAAAGCAACACAGAGGCGAACGCTTTGTCCTAAGTTTTCCTCTTTTCAGGGCACACGCAGCAACAAAGAGAATGGTCACAGATGCTTATATGGTCTCCTTTATGTTTTTTGGCTTCCGTTTTAAtgatttatatatgtatacatatatatagcaTATATAAGTTGATGGGCAGAGGAGGTGAAGGGACGAAGAGAGGTGGTTGAAGGAGGGAACAGAGGGCAGAATTGAGAATAGAATATCAAGTAAATGTGTAAACTTTATTGTTCATAATTAAGAAATCAGTAAATGGAACGGAAAATCCAGAAAAATTTCAGATAAGGGAGAAATTGTATAAATAAATACTATATAAGATGAATGGGTGGGGTTGCAGAGAGGTTGGAACGTAGAAGCATGAAGGAGACCTGTCATCTGCCACCAATGTCACCACCGGTTACCAACGCAAAACAGCGAAAATATACACCCCGCCCGCCGATCTTGTTTCTACTAGTATATGTTTTTGTTgctttcacacacacacacacacactcgctctctgtgtgtgtgtgttttttttcccCGCTATCTTTAATTTAGTGTATTTGTTTTCCGCTGCGAAGGAATTTGCGATTCTAGCTTGGCGCGATTAACGGCTTTTCAAGGCGATGAGTTTGAAGTTATTCCAGTGACAGAGCGGTGATTGGAGGAGTGCATAAGGAGCTGCCACGTATCCGCTTTGATAACGTGGCGTCCAATTATTAGATGCTTTAGCATTGCAACTGATGAATCTCGTGTTAGGCAATCAATGCCTGCGATGGCACGGACTCTCGGGGGGGATTTGGTTCGAGCTTTCTATAATGATGATGATTAGGACGGCGTAGTTTTGAAGGTTAGTTAGGGCTGCACAAGTAGAGGATGAGCTGCATGGAAAGCCAGCTTTTGGAATTTGGGGACCATACCATACATAGTAAGTTGATGATGGGATTTAAAAACGGGGATGAAAGTCAAGACTACTAGATGATTTTTTGCTCTTTTCTGAAGTCGTGACTAGATACCAGATAATAATAATGCCATCGCCCTTGTTTgtttcttgtttgataatggAAATGCAAATTGATCTCCGGGTACTTCAAAAAGCTTGTAATGGATATTTCTCTGCGTTTCATGCATACGTTCAATTGCACAGAGTTGATGGGTGAATTCTGCTTTTTGGCAAACACAAGTTTCAAATGGCAAATGATATAGAGCATAATTTACCTATCCGATACTGCAATTTGTgcatggtttaaaagaaactgtGGGCCTAGAGCACAAATCGACAGATCAATTTCATCTCGATTAATAATTTCTGACTTCGTAATTAGATTGAGCTTGAATTGATGAATATAATTAATGATGAGATATGCAATAGGATAAAATAGGTTTATCTAGCGAATGTCTATTGCACAGTTAAGTTAAGGTGCGtctgataaaattgaaatttgaaatctgaatttaTTAAGGTATTGAATTGTTgagtactaaatttgatacatttgacTGACTGTGTATttacattaagtgataagttattcacttatcacttactTTTGGAAACAAATTTTGTCTAAAAAAATTCAgtgccatttaattaattcagatgttcaatttttaatCATCAATCTGAACATGATGTTCAGATTTAAATCCATTAAACTTAAGTGTTAAATTGAATCATCAAAGGGCCTTaataagagaaagaagaagagttTCACATCAcatgctatatatatatagcatttTCTGAAGACAACGGGAATGAAACAAAAGTTAAAGCTTGGCACTCCTAAAACACAGAAGTCAAGACGGAAGATTTATAGAAGGTGATGTTGGACTGACCTCATCAGCGGTCTTATGGGATTCACGGGACACGTGAAATTTCCACTGAACACGAGGAGGAGGAGGTTGGCGGCTGCTGGCCTTAGTTTCTTCTTCttggcaagaaaaacaaaaacaaattgaTGAAGGCGACCTTTCACATGCCGACTAAACATAAGAAACGACTAATATAAGCTTTCTTTTCTGTATTGCAAGTAAAATATCCTTCTTGTTTCTTAAACAACAAGCCACAAAGccagttcaagttcaagtttaCCGAAACACTCAAATTGAATTGACACAATTCCTGTAAGCAGCTTCCTGTTTGTTTACGGCGAGAGCAACTCGTTTTCATCCGTCACGTTCAGCTGGTAAAAATTTATTCGCCTCCATATGACGTCCTTTATGGCGGTTGATCGACGCCAGCCCAGCTGCATTATAAGGAACACGTTGAAATGTCACGTTTATTTAAAACACTAGGCCGTCTCTAGGACTAATACTTTCGGCGAAATGTATCGGCGGAGCCTGTTTACCGGCGAAATGTCACTGCACCAAATCGAAACCATCATTTCACACATGTATCCTACTATTTTGCTCGGAGATTCTTCTAATGCTTTGGTTGGGGGGAGTAAtactacttttattttaattaaaattt
This window encodes:
- the LOC113722814 gene encoding GDSL esterase/lipase At3g27950-like; the encoded protein is MEFRKLILMLNILGLMANGEIGGARDVDRVDRQEIKSCKFPALYNFGDSNSDTGGRSASLDMVAPPNGETFFKAPSGRFCDGRLIIDFMAEELGLPYLSAYLDSIGSNFRHGANFATGGSSIRPGGYSPFHLQLQIGQFLQFKSRTTLLYKQLSDNNHSAKSPPLQSRLPRPQDFSDALYTFDIGQNDLAYGFEHTSEAETRESIPSMLDKLGEAIHQLYKAGARNFWVHNTGPIGCLPYSVIYYLPKPRNLDGKGCVEPQNKVAQEFNEQLRRKVLQLRAQLPAAALTYVDMYSAKYSLISNAKKLGFEDPSQFCCGSYYGYHIGCGEKAIVNGTVYGNPCPNPSEHISWDGIHYSEAANALLAKTVLDGSLADPKVSVGEACHSSMT
- the LOC113723107 gene encoding protein KINESIN LIGHT CHAIN-RELATED 2-like — encoded protein: MIHFVMEEVSSREFTGPYVPHKEIFAQTSPRSPLSTHSPETDSIDLAIEGAVDTSIEELYNNVCEMQSSDQSPSRLSYLSYGEESRIDSELRYLAGGDYGEAEITKEKNEAGENSSEELKGFKDDTTDQPFSSGQAKNSDTPKKAGLKSKSFNGIPRAGTGRRSLKSSKKPNAMSPAKIERNSPLAGVKKQNGAEDSSEAAYLGPYVLKQARDLIASGDNLHKALELALRAMNLLETSASGKPNLEFVMCLHVVAALYCRLGRYSDAVPLLEKSIEIPVMDLGQNHSLAKFAGCMQLGDTYAMTGQIENSILFYAAGLEIQRQVLGDKDPRFGETCRYVAEAHVQAMQFDEAEKLCQMALEIHRESISPASPEEAADRRLLGLICDSKRDHEAALEHYVLASMAMAANGQEADVAAIDCNIGDAYLSLVRYDEAIFSYQKALTIFKSTKGDNHPSVASVYVRLADLHNKIGKFSECRSYCENALRIFNKPIPGSSPEEIASGLVDVSAIYESMSETDQALKLLQTAIKVYGNAPGQQSTIAGIEAQIGVLYYILGSYSDSYNSLKNAITKFRAVGEKKNALFGVALNQMGLACVQLYAINEAAELFEEARSILEAECGPYHADTLGVYSNLAGTYDAMGRTVDAIEILEYVVGLREERLGTANPDVIDEKRRLAELLREAGKVRNKESRSLETLLDKHGSIITKPEITVL